TTAATACAAGCATAATGACCATGAGATTTAGTAATTATTGTGACAAGAGACTGCAAATATGGATTCCAAATCATGTACACGCTGTCTCCACTTTTGCTCTTTTTGGCAGATGAGGCTTCTCATCAATGCAAGGGTTCCTTTCTTCCTTTTTAATATGTGAAGAATCTGAAATTCCATTACAGTCAATAGGGTGGTGGTTATTCACCTCATCTTTTGGTTCTAATTTAGTTGGTGGACCAGTCCAAACAGGAATTTCAATATTCAAACGATGCATTAGCTGTGTCATTACTTCATCCACATAACCATGAATGCGAAGATCTGCATATCGATcctatgttaataaaaaaaaaaaaatgattaaaattttATGGATCCAATCTCAAAAATTTGTTGTTAATGAGAAAAGAAAACAGACTGTTATACCTAAGGACTGCATGGTCCGaaacattttaagaatttaaaggATGTATTTTTAACCCACATTTTATTCAATATGTTGGGGGCTGGAAGTCTTTGTTTCATCTTATCGTAGCAGGCCATCAGGGTATGACAGATATGAAAGTCTTCCATTTATATCCACAAGGAGCAGTACTAGAGTGTTGTGCCCATATTTGCAATCATGTGCCCATGTGtgggataggagtagcagtggtATGCAGTTTCCATATACTTAGAATATAGGTAACAGTAATATGCTGTGATCAGATgcgcaggatagaagtagtaggaATAATATTTTATAGGAATAACACAACTCTGCGGACTACatgcatatactatatacatagcgGTTACCAatagtactgtgccaatatataaaggAGTAGTGGTTCTGTTTCCAGATATTTAGTAAAAAAGGGGTAGTTGTACTGTGCCATCaacataaaatcaaataaaaatgtacaaaacccAAAATGCACAGCGCAGTCTTTGAGGGTTAAAGTTTTTAAAACAGGTTCACATATTTGACATTACCTTAGGGTTTTACACATGGGAGACAGTGCTCAAAAACTATTTCAACAAAATCTGTGGTTCAAAAGACAAATGACACTTTGTGACCATAAAGTATTCATAAGCTGCCAGGAACAAGTGCTAGCATAGTAAGAAATAACTAATCTTTTATCACACAGCCAAATGCTAAACAAAAATCTATGAAACTGGTGCTGGATAAAAATTGTTCTCTATAATCCTAGATGAATTAAAGTGCAGTTTCCCAAACAGACCCACTCTTTTTACCAAAACATGGAAAAGTCAGGCCACTGCATATCTGGTCCTGATGCGCAATAGTAGCATTCAGAGACCACAGATGAACAAATACCACAAAAGTATTCATATGTAGCACTTTATTCCATTAAATTAAATTTGGTGTAACACATAGGTTACACATAGGTAAACACTTgtgtttttcccagttttcttcATTTTTAAACTAATGAAATAAAGAATCCACATTTTATGATATCATATATTGACTCTTGATATGTTTTGGAAGTATCAAAATAACATCCTGAAGAAAAGGAGATCCCATCTAGAATGTTTTTCCACTTCTGTATAAAGTTGCAAACCATCATAacaaatgcaataaaatataGAGACTTTGTGACTGCGAAAGCAACTGGCTTttgataaaaataaatgttttgaTGTATTATACTTAATACATTTTATCTGGTGCcccaaaaataaaggaaaacataAATATGACAAGATAAAGtagatgtaatttttttaatcactACAAATCTTGCTGAGAAACTCACGTGTTTGGTTGGCTGCAGATTTATGATTACCAGTTTCCCACCCTTACGTTTAGTCAACAGAGGAAGATTCCCACTGGGCTTAATTTGTAAAGATGTTCCAAGAGTGATTGCCAGATCAGCTTTTCTAGGATGTAGATAAAAGACTTAATATGACTTCATTGCAGAATATACAATGGATGATAAGATAAAAACGGCCATCAAACTAAATACCTGCTGGCTTCATCCGCAAGATTGAGATCTTTATCTGGCAGAGAATCCTCCCAATCGAGGATTGTATCCACTAGTtttcccctaaaaaaaaaaaaaaaaaaaaaaaaaaaaaaaaaaaaaagcatttttactGGATTATATTCTGATAAATTTAATGATGGGAAATACTCTAGTATTGCTGAAATGTAACTAGAGATGAtctagcactaaaatgctcgggtgctcattattcgataccagcttttcccgatgctcgggtgctcgtatcgaataacgaaccacattaaagtcaatgggagacccgagcatttttttaataaaagagaacattaaaagaacagtgcataataaaatatcccagatgtttactgaggttttgcttgtaagaacacattgaaataacactattcttcactttccaggtgtttgcacgtgtctcccgctaagttaggagatgttcagaacatctggaatgtgaagaatagtgttctttcaatgtgttctgcactcactgtttttaatgttttaattctattcttcactttgcaggtgtgtgcgcgtgtctcccgataggttcggagatacgcgcacacagctgcaaagtgaagaatagaattaaaacattaaaaacagtgaatacaggaccatttaaatgCAGGacccattgaaagaacactattcttcacattccagaagttccgaacatctcctaacttagcgggagacatgcgcaaacacctggaaagtgaagaacagtgttatttcaatgtgttcttgcaAGCAAAACATCGGTAAAcgtctgggatattttattatgtaataaaaatacttttcttcacttaatttaatgctcgatctcgagccggcgagatactcgtctgaGTAACGAGCCAGTCCgaatatgctaatactcgaccgagcagtatactcggacgagtatactcgctcatctctagttgtaacgcATTGTTGGTCTGAAGTACCCGCAAAAGGAGTTTGATAACCAGGATAGGCGAGCTGAAATTATATAAACCTCATAAATACATATGATCAACTCCACACCATttacatttgtgtttttataAACAAGTTCAACAAATTATTTAACTTATATACACTTctgttacaggggacattattcataactggaccctctgctctattaatatatacagtatatactgacctcagtcactgatattctggggtgagatgtcagtgtgtactgaagccattgggtcattaacatatcaaaaggctttgaacaataggaagccaccatgaaccaggtgtgagattccctgcacacactggggtctatcctgagagggtcttagggtggagttataagggGGTGGGCAGGGACTACACAAAGGGATATTTAAGGTGGAAGAAGCAGAAATCAAGCTCTCTTGCTTCCTGGCCCCCCACTTGGATGAACAGCACTTactaaggaaccaggtcatatattgtgtgtgttttctgtgtatgtatataactttataagagtaattataacatagtagactttatacgtgtacctatagatattccaggtgttatgtgttttaccatatatatacacatagctaagtgtttacagtgagtgtgtatatattagtgtaactacatgtataacctgtagccgtatcccattcacacatggatctgtgccctgcacgtgtattggaggagtagatatatagatgctattgtgcatgagtctctatatgtacatgtatatggtcaggtattggatgtgactcctgcttcagggtatatccaggagcgGCTGTAGTGttagattatattgtatatacatacacattactgggtcCGGAAGGGGccaggaaaagaggtttgtgtgtagttgtgttctctgtgtatcttgtattgtattgtattgtatgtagttactttgtcacatgtatgttgttagtaaagtctttttgtatataagtatctgcgagggttgtatgttattcctgtgatatatgaaggactggagtaggtgcttatgtaaatagcacagactaaggggctggacagaaccactgaagcctagagtaactgaatagaaacccaatcccaacccccctttatcaaCTTCTTTATTAGGTGGCATATTGACAGTCTCGTTATTATGTGGTACCCAGAACTACATAGTCCAAAAATTAGAAGGAGGGATTTTTATTATTACCGATGAAGAGGTATACATAATTTTGAAACATGTCTATATGCTCATCTTACCGTTCCCTTAAAAAGAATTTTATTCTTGCAAACTAAAGAAAAGAGGATCCTTTTATGACCAACATTTTCACTTCATTTTCATTAAGTACAGGACATGACAGTGGTATCAGTCCAAGTAAAGATTCACACTAGTAACGCTCTGGGCATGTCAAGAAGCTCAACATAGATACGACATTCTGAAGCACATAGTCACCATTTGATTAATATTTTTGGTGAACATACACCAATGCTTGTACAGTATAAAAGTTTGACAGTCTCATAATTAATAGATTGCAGTACTTTATTACAGTTAGATTTATTCAGGAGCTAGTCTTTACCTGCAAGCTCGTAGGCCCCTGACTTTTGGTACATCACAAAACCTACCAGTAGGTTTCAAACCCATGGTTCCAACCACACAATCTCGAACATATTGTCTGCAAAGCAAAAACATATTCCAAGCTtaatgctgatagcacattgtaatgaatgagttaaaacaaagtagcctcgggtcttcgggaaaaaagccgaggctaccatggcgacggattgccgctccccgatgactgtGATTGCCACTGTCactgatcgctggtgttaccgtaagcctttgctgcaatatgcagcaaagacttaccagctatggagagggctctgcccacgaaccctctccatgcatcgggacccggCCCGGACCCCGGGATGGGGttaatgggcggcacggtggctgagtgagtagcacatctgccttgcagcactggggtcctgggttcgaatcccacccaggtcaacatctgcaaagagtttgtatgttctctccgtgtttgcatgggtttcctccgggtactccggtttcctcccacacttcaaaacatactgttaggctgtttagattgtgagccccatggggacagggaccaatttgacatgcttgtgcagcgctgcgtaatctgtgtgcgctatataaataaagaattattattattattattattaatactgatACATCCTGCCAACATTGCAGGATAAGGGAGAGGGACTGAGGTTGGCAGAAATGAGGCGATTAACAGGCAAAGATCTGAAATACCATAATGAATGGGTATTAGAAAAATATGTTTTCTGCTATAGAGAAAAACGTAATAAACTATGCAGTTTATGCACAGTGCACTACACTATGGAGAAAGGTTTACTTTAGTAGAACATCTCTGATCAGTGAACCGGATAGTAGACAAAGGCAGACCatgatttgcacaaaaaaaaaaaaaaactcacagcaCCGCATTTTACCAAGGGTTACAAAACTTTTACGACTGGTATGGCAAAAAGGGATGTGGCCTGGGAAAAGGGGCGTAGCTAATAGGAGTTGAAAAGTATGACTAGACAATCTTACACAGAGTCAAATTTATTATCTTTCTGAACTGCCCCAAAGTAATCTATGTAGCATCCTGCTTCATACAGAAAAGAAACACATCTGGACAACCACAGCTCAACTGTAATGGACATTGTAAGGGAATATTATCCAGACACCTACTTCCCACATTTTGTGCATTCTTCAACAAACATGTTTCCATGAAGCTCTGCTAGATGATCCCTGCAAAATGATAAAATACAATTGAACCATAAGTAAAATCCCTCAACAGACCTGTACAGAATACTTGCATAATTGACACCAAAAAAATTGGCCTAAACAATGTGCATTACATTAATTAGGTTGTAGAAACTTTATTTGGACTCTGCAGTAAAGAAAGTCAGCAAACAGGTGGTAAGACTCTACAGACTGGATGGAAATAATTCTGCATCTCTAATTAAAGTGGGGCATTGGATTAGGACATTGGACACAATTTCCCCATGAAACATTTCACACAGTGGTGCTGGTTAAAGATATCAGTGAAGGGTTTGGCATTTTGTGGACCTCAATCAATGTATGTGGAAGGTCTTCCAGCTTTTATAATGATCGGCTATGTTTCATTTGGATGTCCATTTGTAAAATCTAGAACCATGTTCTCCAAAATCCTTATCATGGTTGTCCAGAAATGGGAAATGTATTTATATGGGAAGGAGGGgaggggctttaaaaattaaaaaaagcacttttacttgcctctccccccccccctctagttcTCTCATGTGCCAGCTGTCACTGCCCGTTTCTGTAGCATGCATCTAGCTGTGGACACGCCTCACAGCTGTTCCCTTTTTACAAACAGTATCAACAGTGGCTAGCAGCAGAGGGAGAACAGGAGCGGGGAgaatcaacatttgatggatttttgtaaggggtacaccatgccactagaacagcgTTTTACAAAATAGAGAATATTAACATTaaatctttattttgcaaaaaacatgacgatcataattagagaacagtgaTGACtgaagcacagagaaagattatagttaaagaggttgtccagcctttaaagaaaaaaaaatatatatatccatctatatatccAGCTGAGGTGGGGGGTAGATGATTTACCTACTCTGTTGCTCCCATTACTCGGCACCCATGCTCATCAGTGCCTTTTGtcactgtttgtttacagatgCAGGCGCTCCTGTCTACTTCCATTTGACTGGACATATTGTCTAGATCAACCATAGCAAGAAAAGTTGGTTGTTTCAAGTCTGTAATTTTTAGAATATTGCATTTTTAAACATCACTAACTCAATTTCAGTGCTGGAATTGCCTGCCACTTCAGCACTGAAAAGAGTAAGGTTTTAACTGGGAATACCGTACCTcaacatttaagagcatttggactgaaagcccactctgcagtgatcaAACCTCTCCAAGAACTAAAAGGATAAACTAACCTTTGAGGAGGAGCCTGTTGTATTGACAGAGGAGGAGTCATTTTACTGATAAAAGTTCaaagtgcatctaccaccagaaagaAGGACTGTACGCAAATGATACTGAAGGGCTCTGGTTCCATTAGcacatatggagcctggagcccctcaggctcatttgcatacagtccttcatcctggtggtagatgtcctttaacctatTTGGACCTGATAGGATCAATTTTGTTCATCAAACTGGGGCAAgactggacctctcatacagctgcacggcaagtgtgtatcagaaccttgtTCAACATGTGGTTCCCATGGTTTATGTGGATATACTTTGGTTATTTTGCAAAAAACTGTTTTAGTGACATGGtgtttcccttaaaaaaaaacaaaaaacaaaacacaccTCTCATTACTCTCTAATTTTGATTGCGAGTgtaatatttattatatacactcaccggccactttattaggtacaccatgctagtaacgggttggagccccttttgccttcagaactgcctcaattcttcgtggcatagattcaacaaggtgctggaagcattcctcagagattttggtccatattgacatgatggcatcacacagttgccacagatttgtcggctgcacattcatgatg
The DNA window shown above is from Engystomops pustulosus chromosome 1, aEngPut4.maternal, whole genome shotgun sequence and carries:
- the SIRT6 gene encoding NAD-dependent protein deacylase sirtuin-6 isoform X1, which produces MSVNYAAGLSPYPDKGRCGLPELFDSPEELNQKVDELADMVRKASNVVIHTGAGISTSCGIPDFRGPNGVWTLEEKGLNPKFDTTFETAHPSTTHMALLQLQRVGILKFLISQNVDGLHVRSGFPRDHLAELHGNMFVEECTKCGKQYVRDCVVGTMGLKPTGRFCDVPKVRGLRACRGKLVDTILDWEDSLPDKDLNLADEASRKADLAITLGTSLQIKPSGNLPLLTKRKGGKLVIINLQPTKHDRYADLRIHGYVDEVMTQLMHRLNIEIPVWTGPPTKLEPKDEVNNHHPIDCNGISDSSHIKKEERNPCIDEKPHLPKRAKVETACT
- the SIRT6 gene encoding NAD-dependent protein deacylase sirtuin-6 isoform X2; the protein is MNLQIWGPNGVWTLEEKGLNPKFDTTFETAHPSTTHMALLQLQRVGILKFLISQNVDGLHVRSGFPRDHLAELHGNMFVEECTKCGKQYVRDCVVGTMGLKPTGRFCDVPKVRGLRACRGKLVDTILDWEDSLPDKDLNLADEASRKADLAITLGTSLQIKPSGNLPLLTKRKGGKLVIINLQPTKHDRYADLRIHGYVDEVMTQLMHRLNIEIPVWTGPPTKLEPKDEVNNHHPIDCNGISDSSHIKKEERNPCIDEKPHLPKRAKVETACT